Proteins from a single region of Amycolatopsis sp. CA-230715:
- a CDS encoding MFS transporter gives MYLTSRAAPERSTPGGRRTRGTGKIGGTGRIPATVFALGSVSLLTDISAEMITAFLPVYLLYTLQLGYVQFGLLDGLYNGATAVLRLVGGYVSDKLNRPKLIALIGYGASAATKLAFPLAGASGAGIGGVLAADRAGKGLRTAPRDALISLATPPSRLGRAFGVHRSMDTVGALIGPLVTFWIMRDLGTGSTPVFVVSFCFALLGLIVLATFVREREPAAPTKTPVSLKACASLVKDKGIRRMTYAAGLLGLATISDAFVFVVVQKSTGVGLDVLPLLPLGTALVFLLAAVPLGRLADRWGRWRVFFAGHVALLGVYAVLLAPGGGVPMLAVALLLHGLFYAATDGVLMAYAGPLVPAELRASGLAVVQTGQAVARLLSSVVFGLLLASFAMSTAVTIVLGAFVVALAGAALLVRESAR, from the coding sequence GTGTACCTGACGTCGCGTGCCGCCCCCGAACGGAGCACACCCGGCGGTCGGCGCACCCGGGGCACCGGCAAGATCGGCGGCACCGGCAGGATCCCGGCCACCGTTTTCGCGCTCGGCTCGGTCAGCCTGCTCACCGACATCTCGGCCGAGATGATCACCGCGTTCCTGCCGGTCTACCTGCTGTACACGCTCCAGCTCGGGTATGTCCAATTCGGACTCCTCGACGGCCTGTACAACGGCGCGACCGCGGTGCTCCGGCTCGTCGGCGGCTACGTCTCGGACAAGCTGAACCGCCCGAAGCTGATCGCGCTGATCGGGTACGGCGCCTCGGCGGCGACCAAGCTCGCGTTCCCGCTCGCCGGCGCGTCCGGCGCGGGCATCGGCGGGGTGCTCGCCGCCGACCGCGCGGGCAAGGGCCTGCGGACCGCGCCCCGCGACGCGCTGATCTCCCTGGCCACCCCGCCGTCGCGGCTGGGCCGCGCGTTCGGCGTGCACCGGTCGATGGACACCGTCGGCGCGCTGATCGGCCCGCTCGTCACGTTCTGGATCATGCGCGATCTCGGCACCGGCTCCACCCCGGTGTTCGTGGTCAGCTTCTGCTTCGCGCTGCTCGGCCTGATCGTGCTCGCCACCTTCGTCCGCGAGCGCGAACCGGCGGCACCGACGAAAACACCCGTTTCGCTGAAAGCCTGCGCCAGCCTGGTGAAGGACAAGGGGATCCGCCGGATGACCTACGCGGCGGGTTTACTCGGACTCGCCACGATCAGCGACGCGTTCGTCTTCGTGGTGGTCCAGAAGTCCACCGGCGTCGGGCTCGACGTGCTCCCGCTGCTGCCGCTCGGCACGGCGCTGGTGTTCCTGCTCGCCGCCGTCCCGCTGGGCAGGCTCGCCGACCGCTGGGGCCGGTGGCGCGTGTTCTTCGCCGGGCACGTCGCGCTGCTCGGCGTGTACGCGGTCCTGCTCGCCCCCGGCGGCGGCGTGCCGATGCTCGCCGTCGCACTCCTGCTTCACGGCCTGTTCTACGCCGCGACGGACGGCGTGCTGATGGCGTACGCGGGCCCGCTCGTCCCAGCGGAGCTGCGCGCCAGCGGGCTCGCCGTGGTGCAGACCGGGCAGGCGGTCGCGCGGCTGCTGTCTTCGGTGGTCTTCGGCCTGCTGCTGGCGTCGTTCGCGATGTCGACGGCGGTGACGATCGTGCTGGGCGCCTTCGTGGTCGCGCTCGCCGGGGCCGCGCTCCTGGTCCGGGAGTCGGCGCGATGA
- a CDS encoding lipopolysaccharide biosynthesis protein, translated as MTETKEKSLGSAIRWSAINSVVGRVCQVGVSILLARLIAPDQFGLFAVALVVLNIVLSVSEMGVSVALIRTPGDVKEIAPTVTTLSFASGTGLALLCVLGAPWFSAELNAPGAAGVIQLMSVALVISGASAVPGALLQRDFRQDHKAMADLAGFVAGTAVAVVLALTGFGAWSLAWSRIVTNGAAALVMFVLTKERYRPGFDRKQAKSLLAFGLPLAGSSLLVFGVLNIDYVVVGKLLGPVELAFYLLAFNLSSWPVGAISQPVRSVSLAAFSKVRDDSERFQRSFTRALGLLALFTIPACVLLATFGGPLVRFAYGERWSAAAGPLALLVVLGALRVALELAYDFLASAGKARVILWIHLLWFGSLVPVLALGGHLGGIRGVAAGHIVVALLLVSPAYLIALRPFGIRVRALASALARPAAGGALMALAGLGAQWLFDTDVWRLVVGGLVAIAVYAVVVLPMRHEALRVLRNAAG; from the coding sequence ATGACCGAGACGAAGGAGAAGAGCCTCGGTTCGGCGATCCGCTGGAGCGCGATCAACAGCGTGGTCGGCCGGGTGTGCCAGGTCGGGGTCAGCATCCTCCTCGCAAGGCTCATCGCGCCGGACCAGTTCGGCCTGTTCGCGGTCGCGCTGGTGGTGCTCAACATCGTGCTCAGCGTGAGCGAGATGGGCGTGAGCGTCGCGTTGATCAGGACACCGGGCGACGTCAAGGAAATCGCGCCGACGGTGACCACGCTGTCCTTCGCCTCCGGCACCGGGCTGGCGCTGCTGTGCGTGCTCGGCGCGCCGTGGTTCTCCGCCGAGCTGAACGCGCCCGGCGCCGCCGGTGTCATCCAGCTCATGTCGGTCGCGCTGGTGATCTCCGGCGCGTCCGCGGTGCCGGGTGCGTTGCTGCAGCGCGACTTCCGGCAGGACCACAAGGCGATGGCCGATCTCGCCGGGTTCGTCGCGGGCACCGCGGTCGCGGTGGTGCTCGCGCTCACCGGGTTCGGCGCGTGGAGCCTCGCGTGGTCGCGGATCGTCACCAACGGCGCCGCCGCGCTGGTGATGTTCGTGCTGACGAAAGAAAGGTACCGGCCGGGTTTCGACCGGAAGCAGGCGAAGAGCCTGCTGGCGTTCGGGCTCCCGCTCGCCGGGTCGAGCCTGCTCGTGTTCGGCGTGCTCAACATCGACTACGTCGTGGTCGGCAAGCTGCTCGGCCCGGTCGAGCTGGCCTTCTACCTGCTCGCGTTCAACCTGTCGAGCTGGCCGGTCGGCGCGATTTCCCAGCCGGTGCGCAGTGTTTCGCTCGCCGCGTTCTCCAAGGTCCGTGACGACTCCGAGAGGTTCCAACGCAGTTTCACGCGCGCGCTCGGGCTGCTGGCGCTGTTCACGATCCCCGCGTGCGTGCTGCTCGCGACGTTCGGCGGGCCGCTCGTGCGGTTCGCCTACGGGGAACGGTGGTCGGCGGCCGCCGGTCCGCTCGCGTTGCTCGTGGTGCTCGGCGCGCTGCGCGTCGCACTCGAACTCGCCTACGATTTCCTTGCCAGCGCGGGGAAAGCGCGCGTGATCCTGTGGATCCACTTGCTGTGGTTCGGTTCGCTGGTGCCGGTGCTCGCCCTCGGCGGGCACCTCGGCGGCATTCGAGGGGTTGCCGCCGGGCACATCGTCGTGGCGCTGCTGCTCGTCTCGCCCGCGTACCTGATCGCGTTGCGGCCCTTCGGGATCCGCGTCCGCGCGCTCGCTTCGGCCCTCGCGCGCCCGGCTGCGGGCGGGGCGCTGATGGCGCTCGCGGGCCTCGGCGCGCAATGGCTGTTCGACACCGACGTGTGGCGGCTCGTCGTCGGCGGCCTCGTCGCCATCGCCGTGTACGCCGTCGTAGTGCTGCCGATGCGACACGAAGCGCTGCGCGTCCTCAGAAACGCCGCGGGATAA
- a CDS encoding YncE family protein, with amino-acid sequence MLARHRLAVVAGSLVLALSPVSAASADVPPPRVLGYVANNGSGDVSVVDTATDTVSTTIAGTSGTSPYDAAVAFDGARGYVTNSRDNTLSVLDTPTNTVDATVPVGAHPAGVAIAPDRGHVYVSNYDDGTVSVVDVATLAATTAITVGDRPDGIDVAPNGKTLYVAHDVPGGGFVSVVDLSTNTLTVNVPVGLTPSALAVTPDGTKVVVVNKFSNSVAFLDTATNAITTTIGVGAVPHGVAISPDSRFAYVTNSESGSVSIVDISAGAVAATVPVGDRPIGVALTPDGAKAYVTNYAAGTTSVLNTATRTTTGTIGVGSQPVGVAVHTVPAAGTTITTGTARLQLRLLGFTVAGLTAKLVETHTGKLLSGERVSFTTTKGQTLCTATTDSTGTARCDANVSLLVGLATLLQGYTAGYAGTSAHRAAAVHGSIRLL; translated from the coding sequence ATGCTCGCTCGGCACCGCCTCGCCGTCGTGGCGGGATCGCTCGTACTCGCCCTGTCCCCGGTTTCCGCCGCCTCCGCCGACGTGCCACCGCCGAGAGTGCTCGGCTACGTCGCCAACAACGGCAGCGGCGACGTGTCCGTTGTGGACACTGCGACCGACACCGTGTCGACCACGATCGCGGGCACCAGCGGCACCTCGCCGTACGACGCGGCCGTCGCGTTCGACGGCGCCCGCGGCTACGTCACGAACTCGCGCGACAACACACTGTCCGTGCTCGACACCCCGACGAACACGGTGGACGCCACCGTGCCGGTCGGCGCGCACCCGGCGGGCGTCGCGATCGCACCCGACCGCGGGCACGTCTACGTCAGCAACTACGACGACGGCACGGTGTCCGTAGTGGACGTCGCGACGCTCGCCGCGACCACGGCGATCACCGTCGGGGACCGTCCTGACGGGATCGACGTCGCGCCGAACGGGAAAACGCTCTACGTCGCGCACGACGTGCCCGGCGGCGGTTTCGTGTCCGTTGTGGACCTCTCGACCAACACGCTGACCGTGAACGTGCCGGTCGGCCTCACCCCGTCCGCGCTCGCGGTGACCCCGGACGGCACCAAGGTCGTAGTGGTCAACAAGTTCTCGAACTCGGTGGCCTTCCTCGACACCGCGACCAACGCGATCACCACGACGATCGGCGTCGGCGCGGTCCCGCACGGCGTGGCGATCTCCCCCGACAGCCGGTTCGCCTACGTCACCAACAGCGAGTCCGGCTCGGTGTCCATTGTGGACATCTCGGCGGGCGCGGTCGCCGCGACGGTCCCGGTCGGCGACCGGCCCATCGGCGTCGCGCTGACTCCCGACGGCGCCAAGGCGTACGTGACGAACTACGCCGCGGGCACCACGTCGGTGCTGAACACCGCCACCCGCACCACGACGGGCACCATCGGCGTCGGAAGCCAGCCGGTCGGCGTGGCCGTGCACACGGTGCCCGCCGCGGGCACCACGATCACCACCGGCACCGCGCGCCTGCAACTGCGCCTGCTCGGATTCACCGTCGCGGGGCTCACCGCGAAGCTCGTCGAGACGCACACCGGGAAGCTCCTGTCCGGCGAGCGCGTCTCGTTCACCACGACGAAGGGCCAGACGCTCTGCACCGCGACCACGGACTCGACCGGGACGGCGCGCTGCGACGCGAACGTGTCACTCCTCGTCGGGCTCGCGACGCTGCTCCAGGGCTACACCGCCGGGTACGCGGGCACCTCGGCGCACCGCGCCGCCGCCGTGCACGGCTCGATCCGGCTGCTGTGA
- a CDS encoding WecB/TagA/CpsF family glycosyltransferase: MNAPTPATSPVAEDGFLGTLTLPVARVGATDVHPVSEERLSAIVESAWDRGAGGWVVTANVDIVRAAVKRPELAALIAEADLVVADGMPVVWAARLAGHRVPERVTGASLVFSLSEAAARADRSVYLVGGEPGVPEAAAEVLTARFPGLRVAGTDSPPFGFDRTEDGMAALAAKLTETKPDLVFAGLGFPKQEKVIRRLRADLPSAWYVGCGAGIPMAAGEFRRAPDAMQRAGAEWLHRLALEPKRLAKRYLVDDAPFAARLLVGAAVRRLRRSEPAKGTEIR, translated from the coding sequence ATGAATGCTCCAACTCCTGCCACCTCCCCGGTGGCCGAAGACGGTTTTCTCGGCACGCTGACGCTCCCGGTCGCTCGCGTCGGCGCGACCGACGTCCACCCCGTATCGGAAGAGCGGCTCTCCGCGATCGTCGAATCCGCGTGGGACCGCGGCGCCGGCGGCTGGGTCGTCACCGCGAACGTCGACATCGTGCGCGCCGCGGTGAAGCGGCCCGAGCTGGCCGCACTCATCGCGGAAGCGGATCTCGTGGTCGCGGACGGGATGCCGGTGGTGTGGGCCGCGCGCTTGGCCGGGCACCGCGTGCCGGAACGGGTCACCGGGGCGTCGCTCGTGTTCTCCCTGTCCGAAGCGGCCGCCCGCGCCGACCGGTCCGTGTACCTGGTCGGCGGCGAACCCGGTGTGCCCGAAGCGGCCGCCGAAGTGCTCACCGCGCGGTTCCCCGGGCTGCGGGTCGCGGGCACCGACTCGCCCCCGTTCGGCTTCGACCGCACCGAGGACGGCATGGCCGCGCTCGCCGCGAAGCTCACCGAGACGAAACCGGACCTGGTGTTCGCCGGGCTCGGTTTTCCCAAGCAGGAGAAGGTGATCCGCAGGCTGCGCGCGGACCTGCCCTCGGCGTGGTACGTCGGCTGCGGTGCCGGTATCCCGATGGCGGCGGGCGAATTCCGCCGCGCGCCCGACGCGATGCAGCGAGCGGGTGCCGAGTGGCTGCACCGGCTCGCGCTCGAACCGAAACGGCTCGCGAAGCGCTACCTCGTCGACGACGCGCCGTTCGCCGCACGCCTTCTCGTTGGCGCGGCGGTCCGGCGGCTCCGAAGATCCGAGCCCGCGAAGGGAACGGAGATCCGATGA
- a CDS encoding glycosyltransferase family 2 protein, protein MNTRTRDPAVRRTRTAECAVVVVSYQSARHLPRLLSDLEAAQVRRVLVVDNCSTDDSTALAEAAGVEVLSTGANLGYAGALNLAWRSVPADLPVLVLNPDLTLRPGAVRALLAAANERHAGVVVPKIVEPGGATARSLRREPSVVRAFATALLGRRAGALSELVWSDAAYRKAAYVEWACGAALLITADCRRVVGDWDDARFFLYSEETDYLRRVRDAGFGVVYTPDAVVTHEGGGSGGDAELVALMAVNRVRYFEKHHGSAAARWFRAAVALHELLRSADPAHRAALRAVLDRKSWPELPGGRA, encoded by the coding sequence GTGAACACCCGGACGCGTGATCCGGCGGTACGGCGGACCCGGACGGCCGAATGCGCGGTGGTCGTCGTCTCCTACCAGAGCGCCCGGCACCTGCCGCGGTTGCTGTCCGATCTCGAAGCGGCACAGGTGCGGCGGGTGCTCGTGGTGGACAACTGCTCCACCGACGACAGCACCGCGCTCGCCGAGGCCGCGGGCGTGGAGGTGCTGTCCACCGGCGCGAACCTCGGCTACGCGGGCGCGCTGAACCTGGCCTGGCGCAGCGTCCCCGCCGATCTTCCGGTGCTCGTGCTGAACCCGGATCTGACCCTGCGCCCCGGCGCGGTCCGCGCGCTGCTGGCCGCCGCGAACGAGCGGCACGCGGGGGTCGTGGTGCCGAAGATCGTCGAACCCGGTGGCGCGACGGCGCGGTCCCTTCGCCGGGAGCCGTCGGTCGTCCGCGCCTTCGCCACCGCGTTGCTGGGACGGCGGGCGGGCGCGTTGAGCGAGCTGGTGTGGTCCGACGCCGCCTACCGGAAGGCCGCGTACGTCGAGTGGGCGTGCGGTGCGGCGCTGTTGATCACCGCGGACTGCCGTCGCGTGGTCGGGGACTGGGACGACGCGCGGTTCTTCCTGTACTCCGAGGAGACCGACTACCTCCGGCGCGTGCGCGATGCCGGGTTCGGGGTCGTCTACACGCCCGACGCGGTCGTGACGCACGAGGGCGGCGGTTCGGGCGGCGACGCCGAACTCGTCGCGCTGATGGCCGTGAACCGGGTCCGCTACTTCGAAAAGCACCACGGCTCCGCTGCCGCGCGCTGGTTCCGTGCCGCGGTCGCCTTGCACGAACTGCTGCGCTCCGCCGATCCCGCGCATCGCGCGGCGTTGCGCGCGGTGCTCGACCGGAAGAGCTGGCCCGAGCTTCCCGGAGGTCGCGCATGA
- a CDS encoding DUF6492 family protein, which yields MTGFAVITPSYAPDAELFGELHESVLTHTDAVHHVLVPGADRALFARHAGPRCRVWTYGELLPRRYVPIPKPPLWVNLRRPWPPVRGWVLQQALKIAAAARFDADSVLLADSDVVLVRETTPEVFQIDGTPGLYRNEGAVHAGMRRHVRWHQVARRLLGVPGTAHPPLPDYVSPFNVWEPEVVRAMQARITEVTGRHWFDAFTAELHISEFILYGVFVDEVLGGTPRFSPSPTMFCHTYWDTAPLDEPGAREFALRRDPDSLALMISAKSGTPREARLAATRACGNTAGEQRGNN from the coding sequence ATGACCGGATTCGCCGTGATCACCCCGAGCTACGCCCCCGACGCCGAGCTGTTCGGTGAACTCCACGAATCCGTGCTGACCCACACCGATGCCGTGCACCACGTGCTCGTGCCCGGCGCCGATCGCGCGCTCTTCGCGCGCCACGCGGGCCCGCGGTGTCGCGTGTGGACATACGGGGAACTGCTGCCGCGCCGGTACGTCCCGATCCCGAAACCGCCGCTGTGGGTCAATCTCCGCCGCCCGTGGCCGCCGGTGCGCGGCTGGGTGCTCCAGCAGGCGCTGAAGATCGCGGCGGCGGCGCGGTTCGACGCGGATTCGGTGCTGCTGGCCGATTCCGACGTGGTGCTGGTGCGCGAAACCACGCCCGAGGTGTTCCAGATCGACGGCACGCCGGGGCTCTACCGGAACGAGGGCGCGGTGCACGCCGGGATGCGGCGGCACGTGCGGTGGCACCAGGTCGCCAGGCGGCTGCTCGGCGTTCCGGGCACCGCGCACCCGCCGCTGCCCGACTACGTGAGCCCGTTCAACGTGTGGGAGCCCGAGGTCGTCCGCGCCATGCAGGCGAGGATCACCGAGGTCACCGGCAGGCACTGGTTCGACGCGTTCACCGCGGAGCTGCACATCTCCGAGTTCATCCTCTACGGCGTCTTCGTCGACGAGGTGCTCGGCGGGACACCGCGGTTTTCCCCGTCCCCCACCATGTTCTGCCACACCTACTGGGACACCGCGCCGCTCGACGAGCCGGGCGCGCGCGAGTTCGCGCTCCGCCGCGATCCCGATTCGCTCGCGCTGATGATCTCCGCGAAGTCCGGCACTCCCCGCGAGGCCAGGCTCGCCGCCACCCGAGCCTGCGGGAACACCGCGGGCGAACAGCGAGGGAACAACTGA
- a CDS encoding class I SAM-dependent methyltransferase — MTRTFSETAFARAFEDVVLGGSWQEESRYYPRYRTRYEAVLRRFSELAPPAPARVLEVGGGQLAALASRLWDDDVTVADIDDTCFATLTAQGIETFRFNLARDAAPVGREYDVVLLSEVIEHLPVPGHVAFRRLNAVLRPGGTLVCSTPNLYRLRNVVYLATGRPIFDHFDEPSDEGSGHVLEYSAEHLRWQLERAGFADISVELHEFAHSPNRRADRVLSRIGKPLLRVPRFRDNLLATGVAP, encoded by the coding sequence ATGACCCGAACCTTTTCCGAAACCGCGTTCGCGCGCGCCTTCGAGGACGTGGTGCTCGGCGGGAGCTGGCAGGAGGAAAGCCGCTACTACCCGCGCTACCGCACGCGGTACGAAGCCGTGCTGCGGCGGTTCAGCGAACTCGCGCCGCCCGCGCCCGCGCGCGTGCTCGAAGTCGGCGGCGGGCAGCTCGCGGCGCTCGCGTCCCGGTTGTGGGACGACGACGTGACGGTCGCCGACATCGACGACACCTGCTTCGCCACGCTCACCGCGCAGGGCATCGAGACGTTCCGGTTCAACCTCGCGCGCGATGCGGCGCCGGTCGGCCGGGAGTACGACGTGGTGCTGCTCTCCGAAGTCATCGAGCACCTGCCCGTGCCGGGTCATGTCGCGTTTCGCAGGCTAAACGCTGTCCTGCGGCCCGGTGGCACGCTGGTGTGCTCCACCCCGAACCTGTACCGGCTGCGCAACGTCGTCTACCTCGCCACCGGCAGGCCGATCTTCGACCACTTCGACGAACCGTCCGACGAGGGCAGCGGCCACGTGCTGGAGTACTCGGCCGAGCACCTGCGCTGGCAGCTCGAACGCGCCGGGTTCGCCGATATCTCGGTGGAGCTGCACGAATTCGCGCACTCGCCGAACCGCAGGGCGGACCGGGTGCTGTCGAGGATCGGCAAACCGCTGCTGCGGGTGCCGAGGTTTCGCGACAACCTGCTCGCCACCGGGGTGGCCCCGTGA
- a CDS encoding rhamnosyltransferase WsaF family glycosyltransferase has translation MRGYQSIRRRGHQLRRVLGEEGARHAGARLLLAAAKRLGPGAEPAPVRMADVRAADLGSPPAEVIPVLPADGRLTVNWVTTPPSHGSGGHTTMFRLIEHLEAAGHTCRVYLYDTYGSRAADHEPTVRSAFPGFSGPVRDVRDGMADAHAVFATAWMTAYPVFTDPCAGKRFYLVQDYEPWFFPVGGLSALAENTYKMGFHGFTAGRFLAGKLTAEHGMPADSFDFGCDAELYRLKPGTPRDGVIFYARPHASRRAFEMGRLALELFSERHPDLWVHLYGEKVGDLGPRFVDHGLLTPAKLADLYNRCFAGLSLSMTNVSLVPHEMLAAGCVPVVNEAIHNRVVLDNPHVRYADPTPHGLADALGEVVARPDFDAVAAAASASVSDRPWSAAGHELEKLLRRELRA, from the coding sequence GTGCGGGGATACCAGTCGATCCGGCGCCGCGGTCACCAGCTGCGCCGTGTCCTCGGCGAGGAAGGCGCGCGGCACGCGGGCGCGCGCTTGCTGCTCGCCGCGGCCAAGCGGCTCGGGCCGGGTGCCGAACCCGCGCCGGTGCGGATGGCCGACGTGCGCGCCGCCGATCTCGGGTCGCCGCCCGCCGAAGTGATCCCGGTGCTCCCCGCGGACGGCAGGCTCACCGTGAACTGGGTGACCACGCCGCCGAGCCACGGGTCCGGCGGGCACACCACGATGTTCCGGCTCATCGAACACCTCGAAGCCGCCGGGCACACCTGCCGCGTCTACCTGTACGACACCTACGGCAGCCGCGCCGCCGATCACGAACCGACGGTGCGCTCGGCGTTCCCCGGTTTCTCGGGCCCGGTCCGCGACGTCCGCGACGGGATGGCCGACGCGCACGCCGTGTTCGCGACGGCGTGGATGACGGCGTACCCGGTGTTCACGGATCCCTGTGCGGGCAAGCGGTTCTACCTCGTGCAGGACTACGAGCCGTGGTTCTTCCCGGTCGGCGGGCTGTCCGCGCTGGCGGAGAACACCTACAAGATGGGGTTCCACGGATTCACCGCCGGCCGGTTCCTCGCCGGGAAGCTGACCGCGGAGCACGGTATGCCCGCGGACTCGTTCGACTTCGGCTGCGACGCGGAGTTGTACCGGCTCAAGCCGGGAACCCCGCGCGACGGCGTGATCTTCTACGCGCGGCCGCACGCGTCGCGGCGGGCGTTCGAGATGGGCAGGCTCGCGCTGGAACTGTTCTCCGAGCGGCATCCCGACCTGTGGGTGCACCTCTACGGCGAGAAGGTCGGTGATCTCGGGCCCCGGTTCGTCGACCACGGCCTGCTCACCCCGGCGAAGCTCGCGGACCTGTACAACCGCTGCTTCGCCGGGCTCAGCCTGTCCATGACGAACGTTTCGCTGGTACCGCACGAAATGCTCGCCGCGGGCTGCGTGCCGGTGGTCAACGAAGCCATCCACAACCGGGTCGTGCTGGACAACCCGCACGTCCGCTACGCGGACCCGACGCCGCACGGGCTGGCGGACGCGCTCGGCGAAGTGGTCGCGCGGCCCGATTTCGACGCCGTCGCGGCCGCCGCGTCGGCGAGCGTGTCCGACCGGCCGTGGTCCGCGGCGGGGCACGAACTGGAAAAGCTCCTGCGAAGGGAACTCCGCGCATGA
- a CDS encoding glycosyltransferase family 2 protein, producing MLTKLPKRAALPTVDVVVPCYNYAHFLPHCVESVLTQRGVDVRVLIIDDHSPDDTPAVSARLARDPRVEARRHAVNQGHLATYNEGLLDWAAADYTVLLSADDLLAPGALARAAAVFGRDPSVGMVYGRGVYYTDHEALPKTLSLPLGVTRWHGTEWIDGRCRSGHNVISSPEVVVRTSVQQRIGGYRPELPHAGDLEMWLRFAAVSDIAYVRGRPAAYYRVHENSMLRTQFSAVLTDLEQRLAVFDHFFAEHPVLHSAPLMRARAHRALAKEALWAAVRAYDRDRVDELPTAELVGFALDVFGPAKSLPEYAALRRRRALGAAVCSRTQLFAGSQVAKKAKNWLWWQSWKLRGV from the coding sequence GTGCTGACGAAACTGCCGAAACGCGCCGCGCTGCCGACGGTCGACGTCGTGGTCCCGTGCTACAACTACGCGCACTTCCTGCCGCACTGCGTCGAAAGCGTGCTCACACAACGAGGTGTGGACGTGCGGGTGCTGATCATCGACGACCATTCGCCCGACGACACGCCCGCGGTGAGCGCCAGGCTCGCGCGCGATCCGCGCGTCGAAGCGCGGCGGCACGCGGTCAACCAGGGCCATCTCGCGACCTACAACGAGGGCCTGCTCGACTGGGCGGCGGCGGACTACACGGTGCTGCTCTCCGCCGACGACCTGCTCGCGCCCGGCGCGCTCGCCCGCGCGGCCGCGGTGTTCGGCCGCGATCCGAGCGTCGGCATGGTCTACGGCCGCGGCGTCTACTACACCGACCACGAAGCGTTGCCGAAAACGCTTTCGCTGCCGCTCGGGGTGACGCGCTGGCACGGCACCGAGTGGATCGACGGCCGCTGCCGCTCCGGCCACAACGTGATTTCCTCACCCGAGGTCGTCGTGCGGACCTCGGTGCAGCAGCGGATCGGCGGCTACCGCCCGGAGCTGCCGCACGCCGGTGACCTCGAGATGTGGCTTCGGTTCGCCGCGGTGTCCGACATCGCGTACGTGCGAGGCCGTCCCGCCGCGTACTACCGGGTGCACGAGAACAGCATGCTGCGCACCCAGTTCTCCGCCGTGCTGACCGATCTCGAACAACGGCTCGCCGTGTTCGACCATTTCTTCGCCGAGCATCCGGTGCTGCACAGCGCTCCGCTGATGCGCGCGCGGGCGCACCGCGCGCTGGCGAAGGAAGCGCTGTGGGCCGCCGTCCGCGCCTACGACCGCGACCGGGTCGACGAACTGCCCACCGCCGAACTCGTCGGCTTCGCCCTCGACGTCTTCGGACCGGCGAAATCGCTGCCCGAGTACGCGGCCCTGCGCAGGCGCCGCGCGCTCGGGGCAGCGGTGTGCAGCCGCACCCAGCTCTTCGCCGGTTCGCAGGTCGCGAAGAAGGCGAAGAACTGGCTGTGGTGGCAGAGCTGGAAGCTGCGCGGCGTATGA
- a CDS encoding TolB family protein: protein MKTWLLSHRVLLGVLAMVLVVVAGGGYVISAAGHDSENGPAVKAISGDLLYVDLTGGLDQVRTLRLGSPGAKPAATAQRCQRVYEAGGTTVCLRLAGPGPSYEAAVLDSSGAELRAVGLAGIPNRARVSASGKIVSWTSFVTGDSYSVPGGFSTRTGVLDLRTGTVTDTLEDFRTTVEGVENRAADRNFWGVTVAADDRTFYATMASANRTWLMRGDLVTRTMTDVRQTAECPSLSPDGTRVAYKKRVRRLGPWALAVLDLRTSAERVLPGTEGIDDQAAWLDDGTLAYGKVRQGAPSAVYAVPADGSAPPRVLVENAASPAPVR, encoded by the coding sequence ATGAAAACCTGGCTGCTGTCGCATCGCGTCCTGCTCGGCGTGCTGGCGATGGTGCTCGTGGTCGTCGCAGGCGGCGGCTACGTCATTTCGGCCGCGGGCCACGACTCCGAGAACGGGCCCGCGGTGAAGGCGATCTCCGGCGACCTGCTCTACGTCGACCTCACCGGCGGCCTCGACCAGGTCCGCACGCTGCGGCTGGGTTCCCCCGGCGCGAAGCCCGCCGCCACCGCGCAGCGGTGCCAGCGCGTGTACGAAGCGGGCGGCACCACGGTGTGCCTGCGCCTCGCCGGGCCCGGCCCCAGCTACGAAGCCGCCGTACTCGACTCCTCCGGCGCCGAACTGCGCGCGGTCGGCCTCGCCGGGATCCCGAACCGCGCGCGGGTGTCCGCCTCGGGCAAGATCGTGTCCTGGACCTCGTTCGTGACCGGCGACTCCTATTCGGTGCCCGGCGGGTTCTCCACCCGCACCGGCGTCCTCGACCTCCGCACCGGCACCGTGACCGACACGCTGGAGGACTTCCGCACCACCGTCGAAGGCGTGGAAAACCGCGCCGCGGACCGGAACTTCTGGGGCGTCACCGTCGCCGCGGACGACCGGACCTTCTACGCCACCATGGCCTCGGCGAACCGCACCTGGCTCATGCGCGGCGATCTCGTCACCCGCACCATGACCGACGTCCGCCAGACCGCCGAGTGCCCGTCGCTGTCGCCGGACGGCACCCGCGTCGCCTACAAGAAACGGGTCCGCAGGCTCGGCCCGTGGGCGCTGGCCGTGCTCGATCTCCGCACCTCGGCCGAACGCGTCCTCCCCGGCACCGAAGGCATCGACGACCAGGCCGCCTGGCTCGACGACGGCACGCTCGCCTACGGGAAGGTCCGCCAGGGCGCCCCGTCCGCGGTCTACGCCGTGCCCGCCGACGGCTCCGCGCCACCGCGCGTGCTCGTCGAGAACGCCGCTTCCCCCGCACCTGTGCGGTAA